From a single Nostoc edaphicum CCNP1411 genomic region:
- a CDS encoding IS701 family transposase gives MVQPRPAAPTVKFVDEYCQWYKSLFPDVRSFEAFKYLHVGCISELKRKTLPEIAKIVGLDNQQGLHHFLTTSPWDIEKLRALRLELILQVLKGRPIILIIDETGDKKKGNKTDYVKRQYIGNLGKVENGIVAVTAYGVFCGMTFPLLFEVYKPRERLKPGDKYLTKPQIAAIMMKKLELMGFKFNLVLADSLYGESSANFISILDDLGLNYLVAIRSNHSVELLPRQHTQYLKWHKFKRVFSNLSSENRFIREIIHGKRQEKRYWQITTDIEKLPGNTTWYVMSKYADLTPRDVGNFYGLRTWVEYGLKQSKNELGWADYRLTHYADIERWWEIVCSSYLMVSLHSEQMQSSPPKSPSKLAAHPWWDDGKGWKNILNNLRLIIQPFTLFNLIYPWLTVFPIPQLSLGFSKLQSIIYNLTSSIFIFLSHPDFYFSSA, from the coding sequence ATGGTACAGCCTCGTCCAGCCGCACCAACAGTAAAATTCGTGGACGAATATTGCCAATGGTATAAAAGCCTGTTTCCAGATGTTAGGAGCTTCGAGGCTTTTAAATACCTTCATGTAGGGTGTATTTCTGAACTAAAACGGAAAACCCTACCAGAAATAGCAAAAATTGTAGGATTGGACAATCAGCAGGGTTTGCACCATTTTTTAACTACATCACCTTGGGATATAGAGAAGTTAAGAGCCTTGCGATTAGAGCTAATTTTACAAGTTCTAAAAGGTAGACCAATCATTCTAATTATTGATGAGACAGGAGATAAAAAGAAAGGGAATAAGACAGATTATGTGAAACGACAGTACATAGGTAATTTGGGTAAAGTAGAAAATGGAATTGTAGCAGTCACGGCGTATGGTGTATTCTGTGGGATGACTTTTCCATTACTGTTTGAAGTATACAAGCCACGCGAAAGATTAAAGCCAGGGGATAAATATCTTACGAAGCCTCAAATAGCAGCAATAATGATGAAAAAGCTAGAGTTGATGGGTTTTAAATTCAACCTAGTACTAGCAGATAGCTTATATGGTGAGAGTAGTGCTAATTTCATATCTATATTAGACGATCTGGGGTTAAATTATCTAGTGGCGATTCGCTCAAACCATTCTGTAGAGCTACTTCCTAGACAACATACTCAATATTTAAAGTGGCATAAGTTTAAAAGAGTATTCTCTAACTTGAGTAGTGAGAATCGGTTTATTAGGGAAATAATTCATGGTAAACGACAAGAAAAAAGGTATTGGCAGATTACTACTGACATTGAGAAATTACCCGGTAACACTACTTGGTATGTGATGAGTAAATACGCAGACCTTACACCAAGAGATGTTGGTAACTTTTATGGGTTAAGAACTTGGGTTGAATATGGCTTGAAGCAAAGTAAGAATGAATTAGGTTGGGCAGATTATCGGCTGACTCATTATGCGGATATTGAACGCTGGTGGGAGATTGTTTGTAGTAGCTACTTAATGGTGAGTCTACACTCTGAACAAATGCAGTCTTCTCCACCAAAGTCTCCATCAAAATTGGCTGCTCATCCTTGGTGGGATGATGGGAAGGGTTGGAAGAACATTCTTAACAATCTCCGTTTAATAATTCAACCTTTTACTTTATTTAACCTAATATATCCCTGGTTGACAGTTTTTCCTATTCCCCAATT
- a CDS encoding MATE family efflux transporter, which produces MELTSKKFKSELILEIQACLQLAVPLVITQILEAGIPLLDGVMMGLLNSQALAAGALGAVTFSTLASVCRSVLSAAGVSVANAFGAGKIDQVSRATGQGIWLAVTMCLPVMFVIWHFDSILLLTGQEESNVLLAQTYLRSIVWGFPAALGFCILKEVSSALNRPQFLTVITVVGLLSNAAANYLLIFGKFGFPVLGLAGIGWASALIFWLNFIAAASWICFDNYFKKYQLHCALHQFDKDMFIDIFQTGWFLGLQYGAEIGVFTVTALLMGWFGTETLAAHEITVETESFVETVSIGISYAVTMRVGQLRGQNDLKGASRAGFVCIALITPVVSIVALIFWLFPNYIVAMYLDTSNLDNIEIVKTANSFLAAGAIVQILYSIQTIAAGALIGLKDTKVPVLITMFAYWGVGLGGGYLMAFTFGWGAIGLWLGLVLGLLMGAVLLTWRFYLLTTELSYSRQQPHAVPFAERLVEKGGAGSMSL; this is translated from the coding sequence ATGGAGTTAACTTCAAAAAAATTTAAGTCAGAACTGATATTAGAAATCCAAGCCTGCCTGCAATTGGCAGTTCCTTTGGTAATTACTCAAATATTAGAAGCGGGCATTCCTTTATTGGATGGGGTGATGATGGGCTTACTTAACAGCCAAGCTTTAGCTGCGGGTGCTTTAGGTGCTGTTACTTTTTCTACCCTAGCTTCCGTTTGTCGTTCTGTTCTTTCCGCTGCGGGTGTGAGTGTCGCCAATGCTTTTGGTGCAGGAAAAATAGACCAAGTTAGTCGTGCTACCGGTCAAGGAATTTGGTTAGCTGTGACGATGTGCTTACCTGTGATGTTTGTCATTTGGCACTTTGACTCTATTCTGCTGCTGACTGGTCAAGAAGAAAGCAATGTGTTATTAGCTCAAACATATTTGCGGTCTATTGTTTGGGGTTTTCCTGCTGCACTCGGTTTTTGTATCTTAAAAGAAGTTAGCTCTGCCCTCAATCGCCCCCAATTCCTAACAGTAATTACCGTGGTAGGACTATTATCAAATGCGGCTGCTAATTACTTGCTAATATTCGGTAAATTTGGTTTTCCAGTCCTTGGTTTAGCCGGTATTGGTTGGGCAAGCGCACTCATTTTTTGGCTAAATTTTATCGCCGCCGCCAGTTGGATTTGCTTTGATAACTATTTTAAAAAATATCAACTTCATTGTGCTTTGCATCAGTTCGATAAAGATATGTTTATAGATATCTTTCAAACTGGGTGGTTTTTGGGGTTGCAGTATGGGGCAGAAATTGGAGTATTCACTGTCACTGCTTTACTGATGGGTTGGTTTGGGACAGAGACATTAGCAGCCCATGAAATTACTGTCGAGACGGAAAGTTTTGTCGAAACTGTATCTATAGGTATTTCCTATGCCGTCACTATGAGAGTAGGACAACTGAGAGGACAAAATGATCTCAAGGGTGCAAGCAGAGCGGGATTTGTCTGCATTGCCCTTATCACTCCTGTTGTGAGTATTGTGGCACTAATTTTTTGGCTGTTTCCCAACTATATTGTGGCAATGTATTTGGACACCAGTAATTTAGATAATATCGAGATAGTTAAAACGGCAAATTCTTTCCTGGCTGCGGGGGCAATAGTCCAGATACTTTATTCTATTCAGACTATTGCTGCTGGTGCTTTAATCGGGTTGAAGGACACCAAAGTGCCAGTGTTAATTACTATGTTCGCTTACTGGGGAGTAGGTCTAGGTGGAGGTTATCTAATGGCATTCACTTTCGGCTGGGGTGCTATAGGTTTATGGTTGGGTTTAGTACTAGGGCTACTCATGGGTGCAGTGCTTTTAACTTGGCGTTTTTATCTTTTGACTACTGAGTTAAGCTATTCTCGCCAGCAGCCCCACGCCGTCCCGTTCGCGGAGCGTCTCGTAGAGAAGGGCGGCGCTGGAAGTATGTCACTCTGA
- a CDS encoding transglycosylase SLT domain-containing protein: protein MLKKLQKKQISIIAGAALFAFLAGAMVSAPEIGKSLGQWLKLSQNQAESTSEASIAQSAVFPLISQSLPERAAKLAAIAQESRSPDRNRARYLLASDYIERTQAQKALALLQGLEKDYPVLAPYILLKQAQAEDMLGEDGKASDLRQSVLRLYPKEAATVKALYLIAQPKQQETAIAQFPSNPLTWEIIRKRLQENPNQPQLQLILAKYAYDQPGIVGVLDQLVKQPNLKSEDWEIIGTSYWENSQFLKAANAYAKAPKTPRNLYRTARGLQVGGKDREKAIATYKQLVQQFPDTEETGTALLRLAETTKTGKDGLPYLDQVISKFPKQAGTALVQKAKTLQTLKDQKSASAAWQLLIAKYGNSDEAAEYRWKIATDKAKAKDYVGAWQWAEPIVTNNPNSILAPRAGFWVGKWAASLGKQQESKTAYEYVISQFPYSYYAWRSATMLGLNVGNFDNVRVMNPEVITPQRPLPPAGSETFKELYLLGQDRDAWLQWQTEFQNKVQPTVAEQFTEGLIRLARGENLIGIDKISKLEDREIPAELTEYETLSKQIIYWQARYPFPYFREIQKWSTERQLNPLLVTALMRQESRFEPKIKSVADATGLMQVLPSTAKWIAPQIKVDFKTISLENPNDNIMMGTWYLDHTHEQYNNNSLLAIASYNAGPGNVSKWLQTLTTQDPDEFVEEIPFDETKNYVRQVFGNYWNYLRLYNPEISGIVAKYSTTHPKLPQQ from the coding sequence ATGCTGAAGAAACTACAAAAAAAGCAGATTTCGATAATTGCGGGTGCGGCACTGTTTGCCTTTTTAGCCGGGGCAATGGTATCAGCACCAGAGATTGGTAAATCCCTTGGACAATGGCTCAAACTGAGTCAGAATCAAGCAGAGTCAACATCAGAGGCTAGCATTGCCCAATCAGCGGTCTTTCCACTGATATCACAATCGCTGCCAGAACGGGCGGCAAAACTAGCAGCGATCGCCCAAGAATCGCGATCGCCAGACCGGAATCGCGCTCGTTATCTGTTAGCGAGTGATTACATTGAAAGAACCCAAGCGCAAAAAGCCCTGGCTTTACTCCAAGGATTAGAGAAAGACTATCCTGTTCTCGCGCCTTATATTTTGCTGAAACAAGCCCAGGCAGAGGATATGCTGGGTGAGGATGGCAAAGCTTCGGATCTGAGGCAAAGTGTGCTGAGACTGTATCCCAAAGAAGCAGCCACAGTAAAAGCGCTATATCTGATTGCCCAACCAAAGCAACAAGAAACCGCGATCGCTCAATTTCCTTCCAATCCTCTAACTTGGGAAATTATCCGCAAACGCTTACAAGAAAATCCCAATCAGCCACAATTACAGCTGATTTTGGCTAAATATGCCTACGATCAACCAGGGATAGTGGGCGTTTTAGATCAGCTAGTAAAACAGCCGAATCTCAAATCTGAAGACTGGGAAATCATTGGTACAAGCTATTGGGAAAATAGTCAATTTCTCAAGGCGGCCAATGCTTATGCCAAAGCACCCAAGACACCGCGCAACCTCTACCGTACCGCACGGGGGTTACAAGTAGGAGGCAAAGATCGAGAAAAAGCGATCGCCACCTATAAACAATTAGTCCAGCAATTTCCAGATACCGAAGAAACTGGAACTGCACTACTGCGGTTAGCAGAAACCACAAAAACAGGTAAAGACGGCTTACCCTATCTTGACCAGGTAATTAGTAAATTTCCGAAACAAGCTGGTACTGCACTGGTACAAAAAGCTAAAACTCTCCAAACCCTCAAAGATCAAAAATCAGCTAGCGCGGCGTGGCAATTACTCATAGCCAAATACGGCAATTCTGATGAAGCCGCAGAATACCGCTGGAAAATAGCCACAGATAAAGCCAAAGCCAAAGATTACGTTGGTGCTTGGCAATGGGCAGAACCAATTGTCACCAACAACCCCAACAGTATTTTGGCTCCAAGAGCCGGCTTTTGGGTAGGGAAATGGGCAGCTTCACTAGGCAAACAGCAGGAGTCTAAAACTGCTTATGAGTATGTGATTAGTCAGTTTCCTTACTCTTACTATGCATGGCGATCGGCGACGATGCTGGGGTTGAATGTCGGCAACTTTGACAACGTGCGCGTCATGAACCCAGAAGTAATCACACCCCAGCGTCCATTACCGCCTGCTGGTTCTGAAACTTTCAAAGAATTGTATCTGTTGGGTCAAGACCGTGATGCCTGGTTACAATGGCAAACAGAATTTCAAAACAAAGTTCAGCCAACAGTAGCAGAGCAATTTACTGAAGGGTTGATCCGGCTGGCAAGGGGAGAAAATCTCATCGGAATTGACAAAATCTCTAAATTGGAAGACCGGGAAATACCAGCAGAACTTACCGAATATGAGACTCTGAGCAAACAAATCATCTACTGGCAAGCCCGTTATCCATTTCCCTATTTTCGAGAAATTCAAAAGTGGTCTACCGAGCGTCAACTCAATCCTCTGCTAGTAACTGCCTTGATGCGTCAAGAGTCACGATTTGAACCAAAAATAAAATCTGTCGCTGATGCTACTGGCTTAATGCAGGTGTTGCCGAGTACAGCTAAATGGATCGCCCCACAAATCAAAGTAGATTTCAAAACAATAAGTCTAGAAAATCCCAACGATAACATCATGATGGGTACATGGTATTTGGATCATACCCATGAGCAATATAACAATAATTCCTTGCTCGCGATCGCTAGTTACAATGCTGGCCCCGGTAATGTCTCCAAATGGCTGCAAACTCTAACCACACAAGATCCAGACGAGTTTGTTGAAGAAATTCCCTTTGATGAAACCAAAAATTATGTGCGTCAAGTATTTGGCAACTACTGGAATTATCTGAGGCTTTACAACCCTGAGATTTCTGGCATCGTAGCAAAATATTCGACTACACACCCGAAATTACCACAGCAGTGA
- a CDS encoding mechanosensitive ion channel family protein, with protein sequence MLWLLRRTLIRKQTALQVRHQEQIAAGKQSVVKQSEGETSTTIHTIDTSEKKTDADTTADGRSQFLDTIRRQFSLKHQLGIYSLLTWLLFWVFILMWYIGIAVIMYRVPYLMRWWTDAVARPLALLIIWFFITLVIRIGKILIDRLTDVWTTHSSLPLSETQRIALRAATVAGALKGLITFVFITFGILDFLKIFNVPTSSILAGGAVIGIAISLGSQSLIKDLVNGCLILMEDQFAVGDVIEIGDKSGLVENLNLRVTQLRNSEGKLITIPNSNIMNVSNLTRLWSRVDFSIVVAYENDPKQVLEILKQVCKQLYSEVEWRDRLPESPQVLGIDDLSHTGMLVRVWIKTAPMEQWNVGREFRLRVRQAFEANNIQIHAITV encoded by the coding sequence GTGTTGTGGTTACTGCGGCGAACTTTAATTCGCAAACAGACGGCATTGCAAGTTCGCCATCAAGAGCAGATAGCTGCGGGAAAACAGAGTGTGGTCAAGCAATCTGAGGGAGAAACATCTACAACTATTCACACAATAGACACCAGCGAAAAGAAAACAGATGCAGACACTACCGCCGATGGGCGATCGCAGTTTCTAGACACGATCCGGCGACAGTTTAGCCTCAAGCACCAACTAGGGATCTATTCTCTGCTCACATGGCTACTGTTTTGGGTATTTATTCTGATGTGGTACATCGGGATTGCGGTCATCATGTATCGCGTCCCCTACCTGATGAGATGGTGGACGGACGCTGTAGCCCGGCCCCTAGCACTACTGATTATTTGGTTTTTCATCACTCTTGTTATTCGGATCGGTAAAATTTTAATTGACCGCCTCACTGATGTCTGGACAACCCATTCCTCTCTCCCTTTGAGTGAAACTCAACGGATTGCCCTACGAGCTGCAACAGTTGCCGGGGCACTCAAAGGATTAATCACTTTTGTTTTCATCACCTTCGGTATCTTGGATTTTCTAAAAATATTTAATGTGCCTACCAGTTCAATTTTGGCAGGGGGCGCTGTGATCGGTATCGCAATTTCTCTTGGTTCCCAAAGTCTGATTAAAGATTTGGTCAATGGCTGCTTGATTTTGATGGAGGATCAATTTGCTGTGGGAGATGTAATTGAGATTGGGGATAAAAGCGGACTAGTGGAAAACCTCAACCTGCGGGTGACTCAACTACGTAATAGCGAAGGTAAATTAATTACCATTCCCAATAGCAATATCATGAATGTCAGCAATCTAACCCGTCTCTGGTCGCGGGTAGACTTTTCTATTGTAGTGGCGTATGAAAACGACCCCAAGCAGGTTTTAGAGATTCTCAAGCAAGTATGCAAACAATTGTATAGCGAAGTAGAATGGCGCGATCGCCTGCCAGAATCGCCCCAAGTATTGGGGATTGATGACCTATCCCATACAGGTATGTTAGTGCGCGTTTGGATTAAAACCGCACCTATGGAACAATGGAATGTTGGACGAGAGTTCCGTCTACGGGTACGGCAAGCTTTTGAAGCAAACAATATTCAGATTCACGCAATTACCGTTTAA
- a CDS encoding tetratricopeptide repeat protein, translating into MGNGAWGMGHWELGIGHGAWGMAIIEYLYETTMKCPVCGAIYRPTKGSRGTEKNEGDKETREISNAQCPMPHAPSITCKRCKVDLSDLLCLHDQAIWNHRQALYLLSQGRYSEAAMHNNQAIALYSSNADFHALAGKLWALQGEFREAIASWQQALKFDPENAIACDCLQMIELMAKNHQT; encoded by the coding sequence ATGGGGAATGGGGCATGGGGCATGGGGCATTGGGAATTGGGCATTGGGCATGGGGCATGGGGCATGGCAATTATTGAATATCTATATGAAACAACTATGAAATGTCCTGTCTGTGGAGCAATTTATCGTCCAACAAAAGGTAGCAGGGGAACAGAGAAAAATGAGGGAGACAAGGAGACAAGGGAGATAAGCAATGCCCAATGCCCAATGCCCCATGCCCCATCCATAACTTGCAAACGCTGCAAGGTAGACTTATCTGATTTGCTCTGTCTGCACGACCAAGCTATCTGGAATCACAGACAAGCACTGTATTTATTATCACAAGGGCGTTATTCTGAAGCAGCAATGCACAACAATCAAGCCATTGCTTTGTATTCCAGCAATGCAGACTTCCATGCCTTAGCAGGGAAACTATGGGCATTACAAGGAGAGTTTCGAGAAGCGATCGCATCTTGGCAACAAGCACTCAAATTTGACCCAGAAAATGCGATCGCTTGTGATTGTCTGCAAATGATCGAGTTAATGGCAAAAAATCATCAAACTTAA
- a CDS encoding Hsp70 family protein yields MKAVGIDLGTTNSEVAIVENGQVRVLAGEDGDLILPSCVGFSDTGKLLVGREALRQYAAAPERTVKSIKRWMGTDHKTTFGDKEYLPHEVSAIILRALKQRAENVLGETITQAVITVPAYFTDAQRQATKTAGEIAGLEVLQIINEPTAAALAYDLRSEETERIVVYDLGGGTFDVSVVEITGEVTEVLASHGNNRLGGDDFDRLLQLHLADLFRKQHGVDVPDDAATQARLLRAAEQLKIDLSSHAFATVREAFLGSKGKTALHLETEVARADFEKSIRPLLEETLEAIDRALTDANLEADEIDRIILVGGSTRIPLVQEMIAEHLGQTPTDGIQPDLCVALGAALQAGVLVGESVDAILVDVIPHSLGIAAAVPTPMGIMPGYFSVIIPRNSVVPVSRSHVYSTLFDEQDAVEIEVFQGENAIAEENVPLGSFRVENLPPKPAGGIQVEVHFDFDLNGILTVTTTEKGKGQQGTLVVNNAGIQKLSSHELKQARADLEALFESDETIEISAEDSIESVEITPELAALLNGAGQALLTVDEEQAEELQDLLDQIENAIADNSPELTQLQTELEDFLYYISTN; encoded by the coding sequence ATGAAAGCAGTTGGTATTGACTTAGGTACAACTAATTCCGAAGTGGCGATCGTCGAAAACGGACAGGTGCGAGTATTAGCAGGTGAAGATGGCGACCTGATTTTACCTTCCTGTGTGGGATTTAGCGATACAGGGAAACTGCTGGTGGGACGCGAAGCCCTCCGTCAGTATGCAGCAGCACCTGAACGCACTGTCAAGTCAATTAAGCGCTGGATGGGAACTGACCATAAAACCACTTTTGGAGATAAAGAATACTTACCTCATGAAGTTTCCGCTATTATTCTCCGCGCCCTGAAACAACGGGCTGAGAATGTTTTAGGGGAAACAATTACCCAAGCAGTAATTACGGTTCCAGCTTATTTTACAGATGCTCAACGACAAGCAACTAAAACGGCTGGTGAGATTGCTGGTTTGGAAGTACTGCAAATTATCAATGAACCCACGGCGGCGGCTTTAGCTTATGATTTGCGCTCCGAAGAGACAGAACGAATTGTAGTTTATGACTTGGGAGGTGGTACTTTTGACGTGTCGGTAGTTGAAATTACGGGCGAAGTCACCGAAGTATTAGCTAGTCATGGCAATAATCGCTTGGGTGGAGATGATTTCGACAGGCTTTTGCAACTCCATTTGGCGGATCTATTCCGCAAACAGCATGGGGTAGATGTGCCGGATGATGCCGCAACCCAAGCGCGTCTCCTGAGAGCCGCAGAGCAGTTAAAAATTGACCTGAGTTCCCATGCCTTTGCTACAGTCCGGGAAGCATTTTTGGGTAGTAAAGGCAAAACTGCACTACATCTAGAGACAGAAGTAGCGCGAGCAGATTTTGAAAAGTCGATTCGCCCACTATTAGAAGAAACCCTAGAGGCAATTGACCGCGCCCTCACAGACGCTAACCTGGAAGCCGATGAAATTGACCGAATTATTCTAGTTGGTGGTTCTACACGCATTCCTTTGGTGCAAGAAATGATCGCAGAGCATCTGGGACAAACCCCTACTGATGGTATTCAACCAGACCTTTGTGTAGCTTTAGGAGCAGCTTTGCAAGCGGGGGTGCTAGTAGGTGAATCTGTGGACGCCATTCTTGTAGATGTAATTCCCCATTCCCTCGGCATTGCTGCGGCTGTGCCTACACCAATGGGTATTATGCCAGGTTACTTTAGTGTGATTATTCCGCGCAATAGCGTTGTTCCCGTTTCCCGCTCTCATGTTTATTCCACCTTGTTTGATGAGCAAGACGCGGTAGAAATTGAAGTTTTCCAAGGTGAAAATGCGATCGCCGAAGAAAATGTTCCTCTAGGTTCCTTTAGAGTGGAGAACTTACCACCCAAGCCAGCAGGAGGGATTCAAGTTGAAGTTCACTTTGACTTTGACCTGAATGGTATTCTCACCGTCACCACCACCGAAAAAGGCAAAGGGCAACAAGGGACGCTAGTAGTAAATAATGCAGGGATACAGAAACTTTCCAGCCATGAATTGAAGCAAGCAAGGGCAGATTTAGAAGCATTATTTGAAAGTGATGAAACAATTGAAATCTCCGCAGAAGATTCAATCGAGTCTGTAGAAATCACTCCAGAATTGGCAGCACTTTTAAATGGCGCGGGGCAAGCACTTCTTACTGTAGACGAAGAACAAGCAGAGGAACTACAAGACTTATTAGACCAGATTGAAAATGCGATCGCTGACAATAGCCCAGAATTAACCCAGTTACAAACAGAACTGGAAGATTTTCTTTACTATATCAGCACGAATTGA
- a CDS encoding MASE1 domain-containing protein: MIQQKSPIFSYRLRQIGGTVVLAIAYYGMAEISRHLASTPQDVTPVWPPDGIAAGAVLLFGNWIGYGVLLGSFLANFWAFRDPTSFLSLVISTLPVLGIAIGTTLGTLLGAFLLRKTTNFNYPLERVTDVFKFLILTGMVGPIINATVGVACLALSDKVPWTAYGTVWLTWWISNVSGIFIVSPILLSWGQFIQKNRHSSGQWLSLSSISEDSENLPHLRHSRANSRRFRLWLIVEPVILMALVILITKVAFGEGYQLEYMLIPVLIWSAFRLGQPGATLLTFIVAAIAVIATVNSKGGFVAADLNQSLLQLQSFIGVITLTILVLTATIAERTQAETKLRLAFAELARTNETLEVRVQQRTEELNQKNTTLKQTLQTLKRTQLQMIQSEKMSALGQMVAGIAHEINNPVSFIDGNLTYLSEHIQGLLRALQVYQQHYPNPPIALHAELDKLELDFLREDLAKILQSMKIGTERICTIVLSLRNFSRLDEAELKAVEIHQGIDSTLVILQHRLQATADRPQIQVIKEYGQLPLIECDAGSLNQVFMNLLSNAVDALEESNQGRLFQDISANPNVIWIQTRQLDINQVMIMISDNGIGISKEIRSKLFDPFFTTKPVGKGTGLGLFMSYQIVTEKHGGNLSCDSTIGQGTKFLIKIPVKAQRID, translated from the coding sequence ATGATTCAGCAAAAATCCCCTATATTCTCTTATAGGCTAAGGCAAATCGGAGGCACCGTTGTTTTGGCGATCGCCTACTATGGAATGGCTGAAATTTCACGGCATCTTGCCTCCACACCCCAAGATGTAACTCCAGTTTGGCCCCCCGATGGGATTGCTGCTGGGGCTGTTCTGTTGTTTGGTAACTGGATCGGATACGGTGTTTTGTTGGGTTCATTTCTCGCCAACTTTTGGGCGTTCCGAGATCCAACAAGTTTCTTATCTTTGGTGATTTCAACGCTGCCAGTTCTGGGAATTGCGATCGGAACAACCCTGGGGACTCTGTTGGGAGCCTTCCTGCTACGGAAAACTACCAACTTTAACTATCCCTTGGAACGTGTCACCGACGTGTTCAAATTTTTGATCTTAACCGGCATGGTGGGGCCGATCATCAATGCAACTGTGGGAGTGGCTTGCTTGGCATTGAGTGATAAAGTTCCCTGGACAGCGTATGGGACAGTCTGGTTAACCTGGTGGATTTCTAATGTTTCGGGAATTTTTATCGTCAGCCCGATTCTGCTTAGTTGGGGACAATTCATTCAAAAAAACCGACATTCAAGCGGGCAATGGTTATCCCTCAGTTCAATCTCAGAGGATTCTGAAAATCTCCCTCATCTTCGACACTCAAGAGCAAACTCACGCCGTTTCAGATTATGGTTAATTGTAGAGCCAGTTATCCTAATGGCGTTGGTCATTCTCATCACCAAAGTTGCTTTTGGTGAGGGATATCAGCTGGAGTATATGTTGATTCCGGTGTTGATCTGGTCTGCCTTTCGACTGGGGCAACCGGGTGCAACGCTGTTAACTTTTATTGTGGCTGCGATCGCAGTGATCGCAACTGTCAATAGCAAAGGTGGTTTTGTCGCTGCGGATCTCAACCAATCTTTGCTCCAACTACAATCGTTTATTGGCGTGATTACACTCACCATTCTTGTGCTGACAGCAACGATCGCAGAACGAACACAAGCAGAAACCAAGCTGCGTTTAGCTTTTGCCGAATTAGCCAGAACCAATGAAACTCTGGAAGTTCGAGTTCAGCAGAGAACAGAAGAATTAAATCAAAAGAATACGACTCTCAAGCAAACCTTACAAACACTCAAACGGACTCAATTGCAGATGATTCAGAGTGAAAAAATGTCTGCATTGGGACAGATGGTGGCTGGAATTGCCCATGAAATCAATAACCCGGTTAGTTTCATTGATGGCAACTTGACTTATCTTTCTGAGCATATCCAAGGCTTGTTGAGAGCATTGCAAGTTTACCAACAGCACTATCCCAATCCACCTATTGCCCTGCACGCAGAATTGGATAAACTTGAACTGGACTTTTTACGGGAAGATTTGGCCAAGATTCTTCAGTCCATGAAAATTGGTACCGAGCGTATCTGTACTATTGTGTTATCGCTGAGGAACTTCTCACGCTTGGATGAAGCCGAATTGAAAGCGGTAGAAATTCATCAAGGGATTGATAGTACCTTGGTGATTTTGCAACATCGATTGCAAGCGACAGCCGATCGCCCACAAATCCAAGTTATTAAAGAGTATGGTCAGTTACCACTGATTGAATGTGATGCTGGCTCCCTGAATCAAGTGTTTATGAATCTTTTGAGCAATGCTGTTGATGCATTAGAAGAATCTAATCAGGGGCGTTTGTTTCAAGACATTTCAGCCAACCCCAATGTCATCTGGATTCAGACTCGTCAACTCGATATAAACCAAGTGATGATTATGATTTCTGACAATGGAATAGGCATTTCAAAAGAAATTCGCTCTAAACTATTTGATCCTTTCTTCACCACCAAGCCCGTTGGCAAGGGCACTGGTTTGGGTTTGTTTATGAGTTATCAAATTGTAACTGAGAAGCATGGCGGTAATCTTTCGTGTGACTCCACAATCGGGCAAGGCACAAAGTTTCTGATTAAGATTCCTGTAAAAGCTCAGAGGATTGATTGA